The Nocardioides sp. S5 genome includes a window with the following:
- a CDS encoding nucleotidyltransferase domain-containing protein, whose product MPDLDLPAWLTPAQHDTIAALAARNDAAHGDDLLGLVLSGSAARGLATERSDLDVVVVLTDEAAAGRSTDKSPEVDEIVDSWSELTTVPPFGTEHWWSRWSYAWAPVLLDRTGGELAAAVRRLATVTPEEADAVLIEHDRLDGWVNFAYRALKSDRDGRELEARLDAAESVPWLLDVVFTMAGRVRPYNKYLAWELRTHPLEGWPADDLLGLVGRSLDGDADALRETFARVRAACAAYDERRGHTRTSDMVDGWRDQLAVFEVGS is encoded by the coding sequence GTGCCCGACCTCGACCTTCCCGCCTGGCTCACCCCTGCGCAGCACGACACGATCGCGGCGCTGGCCGCCCGCAACGACGCCGCCCACGGAGACGACCTTCTCGGTCTCGTGCTCAGCGGCTCGGCGGCCCGCGGCCTCGCCACCGAGCGCTCCGACCTCGACGTGGTCGTCGTGCTCACCGACGAGGCCGCGGCCGGGCGCTCGACCGACAAGTCCCCCGAGGTCGACGAGATCGTCGACTCCTGGTCCGAGCTCACGACCGTGCCACCCTTCGGCACCGAGCACTGGTGGTCCCGCTGGTCCTACGCATGGGCGCCGGTGCTGCTCGACCGGACCGGCGGCGAGCTCGCGGCAGCCGTGCGCCGCCTGGCGACGGTGACGCCCGAGGAGGCCGACGCGGTGCTGATCGAGCACGACCGGCTCGACGGCTGGGTGAACTTCGCCTACCGCGCGCTCAAGAGCGACCGCGACGGACGGGAGCTCGAGGCGCGGCTCGACGCCGCCGAGTCGGTGCCGTGGCTGCTCGACGTGGTCTTCACCATGGCCGGACGCGTGCGCCCCTACAACAAGTACCTCGCCTGGGAGCTGCGCACGCACCCGCTCGAGGGATGGCCCGCCGACGACCTGCTCGGGCTGGTGGGGCGCTCGCTCGACGGTGACGCGGACGCGCTGCGCGAGACGTTCGCACGCGTGCGCGCTGCATGTGCGGCGTACGACGAGCGGCGCGGGCACACGCGCACCAGCGACATGGTCGACGGCTGGCGCGACCAGCTGGCCGTCTTCGAGGTCGGTTCCTAG
- a CDS encoding ribonuclease J, with amino-acid sequence MSHPHLDLSAPAPLPAGGLRVIPLGGLGEVGRNMTVFEYDGRLLIVDCGVLFPEDHHPGVDLILPDFDPIRDRLDAVEALVLTHGHEDHIGATPYLLRERGDIPLVGSKLTLALLGSKLREHRLKETAQYEVAEGQTITFGPFVLEFVAVNHSIPDALAVVIRTGAGVVLHTGDFKMDQLPLDGRITDLNEFARLGDEGVDLFLTDSTNAEVPGFTTSEKEIGPVLDRVFAKSEQRIIVACFASHMHRVQQVLDAAVAHGRKVAYVGRSMVRNMAIAQDLGYLTVPPGVMVEAKELADHPPHKQVLISTGSQGEPLAALSRMSQNNHHFVHLEPGDTVVLASSLIPGNENAVYRVINGLSRLGANVVHKGNSLVHVSGHASAGELLYCYNIVKPRNVMPVHGEIRHMRANADLARATGVQNVVLAEDGVVVDLVDGVAKIVGKVDVGYVFVDGTTIGDISEASMKDRRILGEEGFLSVIVVVDSVTGKVVSGPEIHARGFAEEEATFDEVKPLIIEALNASIADGATDSFQLQQVVRRVVGRWVNRAHRRRPMIIPVVIEA; translated from the coding sequence TTGAGCCATCCCCACCTCGACCTGAGCGCGCCCGCCCCCCTCCCGGCCGGAGGGCTGCGGGTCATCCCGCTCGGTGGACTCGGCGAGGTCGGTCGCAACATGACGGTCTTCGAGTACGACGGCCGTCTGCTGATCGTCGACTGCGGCGTGCTGTTCCCCGAGGACCACCACCCCGGCGTCGACCTGATCCTGCCCGACTTCGACCCGATCCGGGACCGCCTCGACGCCGTCGAGGCGCTGGTGCTGACCCACGGCCACGAGGACCACATCGGCGCCACGCCCTACCTCCTGCGCGAGCGCGGCGACATCCCGCTGGTCGGCTCCAAGCTGACCCTGGCGCTGCTCGGCTCCAAGCTGCGCGAGCACCGCCTGAAGGAGACCGCGCAGTACGAGGTCGCCGAAGGCCAGACCATCACCTTCGGGCCCTTCGTGCTCGAGTTCGTCGCGGTCAACCACTCGATCCCGGACGCCCTCGCGGTCGTCATCCGGACGGGTGCCGGCGTGGTGCTGCACACCGGTGACTTCAAGATGGACCAGCTGCCGCTCGACGGCCGGATCACCGACCTCAACGAGTTCGCCCGTCTCGGCGACGAGGGCGTGGACCTGTTCCTCACCGACTCCACCAACGCCGAGGTGCCGGGCTTCACCACCTCGGAGAAGGAGATCGGCCCGGTCCTGGACCGGGTCTTCGCCAAGAGCGAGCAGCGGATCATCGTCGCCTGCTTCGCCTCCCACATGCACCGCGTCCAGCAGGTGCTCGACGCCGCGGTGGCCCACGGCCGCAAGGTCGCCTACGTCGGGCGCTCGATGGTGCGCAACATGGCCATCGCGCAGGACCTCGGCTACCTCACCGTCCCGCCCGGCGTGATGGTCGAGGCCAAGGAGCTCGCCGACCACCCGCCGCACAAGCAGGTGCTCATCTCGACCGGGTCGCAGGGCGAGCCGCTCGCCGCGCTCAGCCGGATGTCGCAGAACAACCACCACTTCGTGCACCTCGAGCCCGGCGACACCGTGGTGCTGGCCAGCTCGCTGATCCCCGGCAACGAGAACGCCGTCTACCGCGTCATCAACGGGTTGTCGCGCCTGGGCGCCAACGTGGTCCACAAGGGCAACTCCCTCGTCCACGTCTCCGGCCACGCCAGCGCCGGCGAGCTGCTCTACTGCTACAACATCGTCAAGCCGCGCAACGTGATGCCGGTGCACGGCGAGATCCGCCACATGCGCGCCAACGCCGACCTGGCTCGCGCCACCGGTGTGCAGAACGTCGTCCTGGCCGAGGACGGCGTGGTGGTCGACCTCGTCGACGGCGTCGCGAAGATCGTCGGCAAGGTCGACGTCGGCTACGTCTTCGTCGACGGCACCACCATCGGCGACATCAGCGAGGCGTCGATGAAGGACCGGCGGATCCTCGGCGAGGAGGGGTTCCTGTCCGTCATCGTGGTCGTCGACTCGGTGACCGGCAAGGTCGTCTCCGGTCCGGAGATCCACGCCCGCGGCTTTGCCGAGGAGGAGGCCACCTTCGACGAGGTCAAGCCGCTCATCATCGAGGCGCTCAACGCCTCGATCGCCGACGGTGCCACCGACTCCTTCCAGCTCCAGCAGGTCGTGCGCCGTGTCGTGGGCCGCTGGGTCAACCGCGCCCACCGCCGTCGCCCGATGATCATTCCTGTGGTGATCGAGGCCTGA
- the dapA gene encoding 4-hydroxy-tetrahydrodipicolinate synthase: MSINVPFGRLLTAMATAFHEDGTVDLDATARIAAHLVDHGNDGLVVSGTTGESPTTSVAEDGEILRAVNDAVGDRAVVIAGVGTNSTAHSVELAEQAAKVGADGVLLVSPYYNKPGQVGLRHHFSTVAEVTDLPVMLYDVPGRTATTIELETYEAMRRYDHVTSVKEATGLLARTAQLVDMGYAVYSGDDANTLGYLAYGGVGLVSVVAHAAGAQLASMLSAWADGDHAEALRIHTSLVPAFDAVMGAPNYGATTAKAALELLGVLDNRRVRGPLVALDDDEVTALRAGLAAAGLL; encoded by the coding sequence GTGAGTATCAACGTCCCGTTCGGCCGGCTGCTGACCGCGATGGCCACTGCCTTCCACGAGGACGGCACCGTCGACCTCGACGCCACGGCCCGCATCGCTGCCCACCTCGTCGACCACGGCAACGACGGCCTCGTCGTGAGCGGCACGACGGGGGAGAGCCCCACCACCTCGGTCGCCGAGGACGGCGAGATCCTGCGCGCGGTCAACGACGCGGTCGGTGACCGCGCCGTCGTGATCGCGGGCGTCGGCACCAACTCCACCGCCCACTCCGTGGAGCTCGCCGAGCAGGCCGCCAAGGTCGGTGCGGACGGCGTGCTGCTCGTCAGCCCCTACTACAACAAGCCCGGCCAGGTCGGCCTGCGCCACCACTTCAGCACGGTGGCCGAGGTCACCGACCTGCCGGTGATGCTCTACGACGTGCCGGGCCGCACCGCGACGACGATCGAGCTCGAGACCTACGAGGCGATGCGCCGCTACGACCACGTCACGTCGGTCAAGGAGGCCACCGGACTCCTGGCTCGCACCGCGCAGCTGGTCGACATGGGCTACGCGGTCTACTCCGGCGACGACGCCAACACCCTCGGCTACCTCGCCTACGGCGGGGTCGGCCTGGTCTCCGTCGTCGCCCACGCCGCCGGCGCCCAGCTGGCGTCCATGCTCAGCGCCTGGGCGGACGGCGACCACGCCGAGGCCCTGCGGATCCACACCTCGCTCGTCCCGGCCTTCGACGCCGTGATGGGCGCGCCCAACTACGGAGCCACCACCGCCAAGGCAGCCCTCGAGCTGCTCGGCGTGCTCGACAACCGCCGCGTCCGCGGCCCACTGGTCGCCCTGGACGACGACGAGGTCACCGCGCTCCGCGCGGGGCTCGCCGCCGCCGGCCTCCTGTGA
- a CDS encoding TfoX/Sxy family protein: MTRPILGDVAYDEVLALRIRDLLDGEPGVTSKKMFGGLGFMVEGHMAVAAASSGALMVRADPADCATWTDGRTVNAMEMRGRPMAGWLLVDSAAVAGDDQLGQWVDRGVRFVRTLPPKPSSP, encoded by the coding sequence GTGACCCGCCCCATACTGGGCGACGTGGCCTACGACGAGGTGCTGGCACTGCGGATCCGCGACCTGCTCGACGGCGAGCCGGGGGTGACGTCGAAGAAGATGTTCGGCGGGCTGGGCTTCATGGTCGAGGGCCACATGGCGGTCGCCGCAGCGAGCAGCGGGGCCCTGATGGTGCGCGCCGACCCGGCCGACTGCGCGACGTGGACCGACGGCCGGACCGTCAATGCGATGGAGATGCGCGGTCGTCCGATGGCAGGGTGGCTGCTGGTGGACTCCGCAGCCGTGGCCGGCGACGACCAGCTCGGGCAGTGGGTCGACCGCGGGGTGCGTTTCGTCCGCACCCTCCCTCCCAAGCCGTCGTCCCCCTGA